In a genomic window of Saccharothrix sp. HUAS TT1:
- a CDS encoding acetyl-CoA C-acyltransferase yields the protein MPRPLILDAARTPFGRYRGGLAGVRVDDLAALPIVELLRRHPGLDPASVDDVLLGNTNGAGEENRNVGRMAALLAGLPTSVPGVALNRLCASGGEAIVQAARALALGDASLLVAGGVEGMTRAPFVVPRPDRPFADRLESVSTALGWRLVNPRMKAEWTVPLGRAAEDVAVGLGIGREQMDQFALRSHRRASAAWDAGVHDGFAFPVQLRDGAPVRRDESVRPETSADKLAKLKPAFSDSGPVTAGNSSPLSDGAAALLMGSEDVASSLGVTPLGEFLGSAVTAEDPQRFTLAPVSAVRKLLGRLRIDVGQVDLWEVNEAFAAMALSVLHHLPEVDREKVNVHGGAIAYGHPLGASFPRVVVDLCRHLRARGGGLGVATACVGVGQGMAIAVRV from the coding sequence ATGCCGCGCCCCTTGATCCTCGACGCCGCCCGCACCCCGTTCGGCCGTTATCGCGGCGGGCTGGCCGGCGTTCGGGTGGACGACCTGGCCGCGCTGCCGATCGTGGAGCTGCTGCGGCGGCACCCCGGGCTCGACCCGGCGTCGGTCGACGACGTGCTGCTGGGCAACACCAACGGCGCGGGCGAGGAGAACCGCAACGTCGGGCGGATGGCCGCGCTGCTGGCCGGGCTGCCGACGTCGGTGCCGGGGGTGGCGCTGAACCGGCTGTGCGCGTCGGGCGGCGAGGCGATCGTGCAGGCGGCGCGGGCGTTGGCGCTGGGTGACGCCTCGCTGCTGGTCGCCGGTGGCGTGGAGGGCATGACGCGGGCGCCGTTCGTGGTGCCGCGACCGGACCGGCCGTTCGCCGACCGGTTGGAGTCGGTGTCCACGGCGCTCGGGTGGCGGCTGGTGAACCCCCGGATGAAGGCCGAGTGGACCGTGCCGCTGGGGCGCGCGGCGGAGGACGTCGCGGTGGGGCTGGGGATCGGCCGGGAGCAGATGGACCAGTTCGCGCTGCGGTCGCACCGGCGGGCGTCGGCGGCCTGGGACGCGGGGGTGCACGACGGGTTCGCGTTCCCCGTGCAGCTGCGGGACGGCGCGCCGGTGCGGCGGGACGAGTCCGTGCGGCCGGAGACGTCGGCGGACAAGCTGGCGAAGCTGAAGCCGGCGTTCTCCGACAGCGGGCCGGTGACGGCGGGCAACTCGTCGCCGTTGAGCGACGGCGCGGCGGCGTTGCTGATGGGGTCGGAGGACGTGGCGTCGTCGTTGGGGGTGACGCCGCTGGGCGAGTTCCTGGGGTCGGCGGTGACGGCGGAGGACCCGCAGCGGTTCACCCTGGCCCCGGTGTCGGCGGTGCGCAAGCTGCTCGGGCGGTTGCGGATCGACGTCGGGCAGGTCGACCTGTGGGAGGTCAACGAGGCGTTCGCGGCGATGGCGCTGTCGGTGCTGCACCACCTGCCGGAGGTGGACCGGGAGAAGGTGAACGTGCACGGCGGCGCCATCGCGTACGGCCACCCGCTGGGCGCCTCGTTCCCGCGCGTGGTGGTCGACCTGTGCCGGCACCTGCGGGCGCGGGGCGGTGGCCTGGGCGTGGCGACGGCGTGCGTCGGGGTGGGTCAGGGCATGGCGATCGCCGTGCGGGTGTGA
- a CDS encoding putative glycolipid-binding domain-containing protein gives MNSFNTAERATPAGEARAASAQMVTWQGYDVPRLEQVRFLLSERKLRASGRLVTAGPAEQFSGSFEVSVGETGAVTRLLLRTATVSEERQISVSRSSEGIWLVDSGQGAERADFDGAVDVDVQFAVLFNAIPIRRLNLQQEEGDHEIPVVYVTLPDLSVQLVRQRYRTVSIGEDRSVVSFTHGEFEQDITVDRTGLVVDYPRIAYRI, from the coding sequence GTGAACTCGTTCAACACAGCTGAGCGCGCCACCCCGGCCGGGGAGGCCCGCGCCGCGTCCGCGCAGATGGTGACCTGGCAGGGCTACGACGTGCCCAGGCTGGAGCAGGTGCGCTTCCTGCTCTCGGAGCGCAAGCTCCGCGCCTCGGGCCGCCTGGTGACCGCGGGTCCCGCCGAGCAGTTCAGCGGGTCGTTCGAGGTGTCGGTCGGCGAGACCGGCGCCGTCACCCGCCTGCTGCTGCGGACCGCCACGGTGTCGGAGGAGCGGCAGATCTCGGTCAGCCGCTCGTCGGAGGGCATCTGGCTGGTCGACTCGGGGCAGGGCGCCGAGCGCGCGGACTTCGACGGCGCGGTGGACGTGGACGTGCAGTTCGCCGTCCTGTTCAACGCCATCCCGATCCGCAGGCTCAACCTGCAGCAGGAGGAGGGCGACCACGAGATCCCGGTGGTCTACGTGACCCTGCCCGACCTGTCGGTGCAACTGGTCCGCCAGCGCTACCGCACGGTGTCGATCGGCGAGGACCGCTCGGTCGTCTCGTTCACGCACGGCGAGTTCGAGCAGGACATCACCGTCGACCGGACCGGCCTGGTGGTCGACTACCCCCGCATCGCCTACCGGATCTGA
- a CDS encoding thioester domain-containing protein, giving the protein MASRSTVKRLGAAILGASLVLMSALPASADEVKVQPYDGANEPGMGLYLERDGKVLDNDEDKEGVQAFNASLIGLRLQDGDDSQTAKAYCVELPTPLQDGTPLAEVPWGEHPNPDTKFKENAAKVNWVLQNSYPALSVEDAYKLYGLDPKNKRSILIAATQAAVWHFSDGVDLRENDSTTEDENVHGGSVDDLVFKVYDYLTSKAEDLAEPKPTLSIEPGELSGKAGEKIGPFTVATTASEAVLTAELPEGVTIVDAEGNELPTADPNARSAAQATNVAEVWVKVDAGVEPGEVEFTVSAEAKLRSGRLFVSSDSRQKTQSLIIAKSENFPVKAKAKAKWVEGTVVTTTTEATPTTTTTTTTTTTSEAPVTSTTVPAGGGGDDDLANTGASIFVPLLIGLGLLGAGAAALVLVRRKRTA; this is encoded by the coding sequence ATGGCATCCCGGTCGACTGTCAAGCGCCTCGGCGCTGCGATCCTCGGCGCCTCGCTCGTGCTGATGTCCGCCCTCCCGGCCTCCGCCGACGAGGTCAAGGTGCAGCCGTACGACGGCGCCAACGAGCCCGGCATGGGTCTCTACCTCGAACGTGACGGCAAGGTCCTCGACAACGACGAGGACAAGGAGGGCGTGCAGGCGTTCAACGCCAGCCTGATCGGCCTGCGCCTCCAGGACGGCGACGACAGCCAGACCGCCAAGGCATACTGCGTCGAGCTGCCGACCCCGCTGCAGGACGGCACGCCGCTGGCCGAGGTGCCGTGGGGCGAGCACCCCAACCCCGACACCAAGTTCAAGGAGAACGCGGCCAAGGTCAACTGGGTGCTGCAGAACAGCTACCCGGCGCTCTCGGTCGAGGACGCGTACAAGCTCTACGGGCTCGACCCGAAGAACAAGCGCAGCATCCTGATCGCCGCCACGCAGGCGGCCGTGTGGCACTTCAGCGACGGCGTGGACCTGCGTGAGAACGACTCCACCACCGAGGACGAGAACGTCCACGGCGGTTCCGTCGACGACCTGGTCTTCAAGGTCTACGACTACCTCACCAGCAAGGCCGAGGACCTGGCCGAGCCCAAGCCGACCCTGTCCATCGAGCCGGGCGAGCTGAGCGGCAAGGCGGGCGAGAAGATCGGCCCGTTCACCGTCGCGACCACGGCCTCCGAGGCCGTGCTGACCGCGGAGCTGCCCGAGGGCGTCACCATCGTGGACGCCGAGGGCAACGAGCTGCCGACCGCCGACCCGAACGCCCGCAGCGCCGCGCAGGCCACGAACGTGGCCGAGGTGTGGGTGAAGGTCGACGCGGGCGTCGAGCCCGGCGAGGTCGAGTTCACCGTCTCGGCCGAGGCCAAGCTGCGCAGCGGCCGGCTGTTCGTGTCGAGCGACAGCCGGCAGAAGACCCAGTCGCTGATCATCGCCAAGTCCGAGAACTTCCCGGTCAAGGCGAAGGCCAAGGCGAAGTGGGTCGAGGGCACGGTCGTGACCACGACCACCGAGGCCACCCCCACCACCACGACCACGACGACGACCACCACCACGTCCGAGGCGCCGGTCACCAGCACCACGGTCCCGGCCGGTGGCGGCGGTGACGACGACCTGGCCAACACCGGTGCGTCCATCTTCGTGCCGCTGCTGATCGGCCTCGGCCTGCTCGGCGCCGGCGCGGCCGCGCTGGTGCTCGTGCGTCGCAAGCGCACCGCCTGA
- a CDS encoding DNA cytosine methyltransferase — MRGAAFKVVDLFSGAGGMSLGFQAHRDFTIVGAADAQIGKPSSRLGSLRCNGIYRDNIGVDPLQVDLGRLDPAVLRQVWNLQRGELDVLVACPPCSGFTRIAPANHLRDDPRNSLVGRVAAYVAEFRPRVLVLENARELVKGKQRHHLDGLAEQLLELGYEVDASTHMLSRFGLPQLRERAMVVAVDSGVPLRTLEDLWQGWEVRPGAVTVRRAIGKLPTVAAGEAHPEDAMHVSPSFRRDRSLDRMRAIPADGGSWGDLVGSPAELLLNPAQRKIIEEGKWGSHPDVYGRMWWDEPARTIKRECGHVGNGRYAHPEQHRLCTVREMALLQGFPRRFRFDVSVIGNAYRHLGDAVPPLISFQLASLVKWMLTGQAPTARDLCLPGTSLRPGDVRPVTPSALVA, encoded by the coding sequence GTGCGCGGAGCTGCCTTCAAAGTCGTCGACCTGTTCTCCGGGGCCGGTGGCATGAGCCTCGGCTTCCAGGCGCACCGGGACTTCACCATCGTCGGCGCGGCCGACGCGCAGATCGGCAAGCCGTCGTCCCGGCTCGGGTCGTTGCGCTGCAACGGGATCTACCGCGACAACATCGGCGTCGACCCGTTGCAGGTGGACCTCGGCCGGCTCGACCCGGCCGTGCTGCGGCAGGTGTGGAACCTCCAGCGCGGCGAGCTGGACGTGCTGGTGGCGTGCCCGCCGTGCTCCGGCTTCACCAGGATCGCGCCGGCCAACCACCTGCGCGACGACCCGCGCAACTCGCTGGTCGGCCGGGTCGCCGCCTACGTGGCCGAGTTCCGGCCGCGGGTGCTGGTGCTGGAGAACGCGCGCGAGCTGGTCAAGGGCAAGCAGCGGCACCACCTGGACGGGCTGGCCGAGCAGCTGCTCGAACTCGGGTACGAAGTGGACGCGAGCACGCACATGCTGTCCCGCTTCGGCTTGCCGCAGCTGCGCGAGCGGGCGATGGTCGTGGCGGTGGACTCGGGCGTGCCGCTGCGCACGCTGGAGGACCTGTGGCAGGGCTGGGAGGTCCGGCCGGGCGCGGTGACCGTGCGGCGCGCGATCGGCAAGCTGCCGACCGTGGCGGCGGGCGAGGCGCACCCCGAGGACGCGATGCACGTGTCGCCGTCGTTCCGCCGGGACCGGTCGCTGGACCGGATGCGGGCCATCCCGGCCGACGGCGGCTCGTGGGGCGACCTGGTCGGCTCGCCGGCCGAGCTGCTGCTGAACCCGGCCCAGCGCAAGATCATCGAAGAGGGCAAGTGGGGTTCGCACCCCGACGTGTACGGGCGGATGTGGTGGGACGAGCCCGCGCGCACGATCAAGCGCGAGTGCGGGCACGTCGGCAACGGCCGGTACGCGCACCCGGAGCAGCACCGGCTGTGCACGGTCCGGGAGATGGCGCTGCTCCAGGGGTTCCCGCGGCGGTTCCGGTTCGACGTGTCGGTGATCGGCAACGCGTACCGGCACCTGGGCGACGCCGTGCCGCCGTTGATCTCGTTCCAGCTCGCGTCGCTGGTGAAGTGGATGCTGACCGGCCAGGCGCCGACCGCGCGGGACCTGTGCCTGCCGGGCACGTCGCTGCGGCCGGGCGACGTCCGCCCGGTCACGCCGTCCGCTTTGGTGGCGTAG
- a CDS encoding NAD-dependent epimerase/dehydratase family protein gives MRVLVTGSTGYVGRVVLAELAAAGHTPIPFSGDVRSPGGLAGHDAVVHLAALARVRESFEDPVRYYDVNVGGTVNLLRSPPPRFVLASTAAVYGAAGVPVIDEDCPRAPANPYAASKAAAEDVLSWAAAAGRVSGVALRLFNVAGGGDRDDTRVITRACGAAAGRLPSMEVFGDGSAVRDFVHVRDVARAFVAAVERAEEGYAAVNVGATPASVADVLAEVGRAAGREVPVVRRPAHPGEVRELRADTTRLRAWGWEPTSSGLDALVRDQWATEGPHRT, from the coding sequence ATGCGCGTTCTGGTCACCGGGTCCACCGGGTACGTCGGACGGGTGGTCTTGGCGGAACTGGCCGCCGCCGGGCACACCCCCATCCCCTTTTCAGGTGACGTCCGGTCGCCCGGAGGGCTCGCCGGGCACGACGCCGTCGTGCACCTGGCGGCCCTCGCGCGGGTGCGCGAGTCGTTCGAGGACCCGGTGCGGTACTACGACGTGAACGTCGGCGGGACGGTGAACCTGCTCCGCTCGCCACCGCCCCGGTTCGTGCTCGCGTCCACGGCCGCGGTGTACGGGGCGGCCGGGGTCCCGGTGATCGACGAGGACTGCCCGCGCGCGCCGGCCAACCCCTACGCGGCCTCCAAGGCCGCCGCCGAGGACGTGCTGTCGTGGGCCGCCGCCGCGGGCCGGGTGAGCGGGGTGGCGCTGCGGCTGTTCAACGTCGCCGGCGGCGGCGACCGGGACGACACGCGCGTGATCACCAGGGCGTGCGGGGCGGCGGCCGGGCGGCTGCCGTCGATGGAGGTGTTCGGCGACGGGTCGGCGGTGCGGGACTTCGTGCACGTGCGGGACGTGGCGCGGGCGTTCGTGGCGGCGGTGGAGCGCGCGGAGGAGGGGTACGCGGCGGTCAACGTCGGCGCGACGCCCGCCAGCGTGGCCGACGTGCTGGCCGAGGTCGGCCGGGCGGCGGGCCGGGAGGTGCCGGTCGTGCGGCGGCCCGCGCACCCCGGCGAGGTGCGCGAGCTGCGCGCGGACACGACCCGGCTGCGCGCGTGGGGCTGGGAGCCGACGTCGTCGGGCCTGGACGCGCTGGTCCGCGACCAGTGGGCGACCGAGGGCCCGCACCGGACCTGA
- a CDS encoding ribonuclease Z produces MSPRELVVLGTASQVPTRTRNHNGYLLRWDAEGFLFDPGDGTQRQMVRAGVAATDVTRLFITHFHGDHCLGVPGVVQRLSLDRVPHTVHAHFPAEGERFFEHLRHASSFHEVADVSAHPITGPGTIAEGRFGRLEARRLDHSLPAYGYRLVEPDGRTMVPERLAARGIRGAAVRDLRPPLLDEVSVPRRGQRFAFVMDTRLCDGVFELADGADMLVIESTYLHADEALAVEHGHLTARQAAGVAAECGVRKLVLTHFSQRYTDPRAFHDEAAEVFGGDVVVAADLDRVPLPKRRATPTT; encoded by the coding sequence GTGTCCCCCAGAGAGCTGGTCGTGCTCGGCACCGCGAGCCAGGTGCCGACGCGCACCCGCAACCACAACGGCTACCTGCTGCGCTGGGACGCCGAGGGCTTCCTGTTCGACCCCGGTGACGGCACCCAGCGGCAGATGGTCCGGGCCGGCGTCGCGGCCACCGACGTGACCAGGCTGTTCATCACGCACTTCCACGGCGACCACTGCCTCGGCGTGCCGGGCGTGGTGCAGCGCCTGTCGCTGGACCGCGTGCCGCACACCGTGCACGCGCACTTCCCGGCCGAGGGCGAGCGGTTCTTCGAGCACCTGCGGCACGCCAGCTCGTTCCACGAGGTCGCCGACGTCAGCGCCCACCCGATCACCGGGCCGGGCACGATCGCCGAGGGGCGGTTCGGCCGGCTGGAGGCGCGCCGGCTCGACCACTCGCTGCCCGCCTACGGCTACCGACTGGTCGAGCCGGACGGCCGCACGATGGTCCCGGAGCGGCTGGCCGCCCGCGGCATCCGGGGCGCGGCCGTCCGCGACCTGCGACCGCCGCTGCTGGACGAGGTCAGCGTGCCGCGCCGGGGCCAGCGGTTCGCGTTCGTCATGGACACCCGGCTGTGCGACGGCGTGTTCGAGCTGGCCGACGGCGCCGACATGCTGGTCATCGAGTCGACCTACCTGCACGCCGACGAAGCGCTCGCGGTCGAGCACGGGCACCTCACCGCCCGCCAGGCGGCCGGGGTCGCGGCCGAGTGCGGTGTGCGCAAGCTCGTCCTCACCCACTTCTCGCAGCGCTACACCGACCCGCGCGCGTTCCACGACGAGGCCGCCGAGGTGTTCGGCGGCGACGTCGTGGTCGCCGCCGACCTCGACCGGGTGCCGCTGCCGAAGCGGCGGGCGACCCCGACGACCTGA
- a CDS encoding serine hydrolase domain-containing protein: protein MESLQAVSSWPVETAAAAVVDARGDVLGTCGPVDHRFPLASVTKLLTSYAVLVAVEEGAVEWDRPAGPEGSTVRHLIAHASGLAFDSDDVQAAPGAKRIYSNTGFGVLADVVREATDIPFDRYLAEAVFEPLGMTSSTLDGSAGAGGTSTVADLVRFAAELQAPRLVSAGLVAEATAVVFPGLRGVLPGYGVQKENDWGLGFEVRAGKSPHWTGSTSSPRTVGHFGQSGTFLWVDPDAGVACVALTDRKFGDWAVAAWPAFTDGVLAEVG from the coding sequence ATGGAGAGCTTGCAGGCGGTGTCGTCGTGGCCGGTGGAGACTGCGGCGGCGGCCGTGGTCGACGCGCGGGGTGACGTGCTCGGCACGTGCGGACCGGTCGACCACCGCTTCCCGCTGGCGTCGGTGACCAAGCTGCTGACGTCGTACGCGGTGCTGGTGGCGGTGGAGGAGGGCGCGGTCGAGTGGGACCGGCCCGCCGGGCCGGAGGGCTCGACGGTGCGGCACCTGATCGCGCACGCGTCCGGGCTGGCGTTCGACTCGGACGACGTCCAGGCCGCGCCGGGGGCGAAGCGGATCTACTCCAACACCGGGTTCGGCGTGCTCGCGGACGTCGTGCGGGAGGCGACCGACATCCCGTTCGACCGGTACCTGGCGGAGGCGGTGTTCGAGCCCCTGGGCATGACGTCGTCCACGCTGGACGGCTCGGCGGGCGCGGGCGGCACGTCGACGGTGGCCGACCTGGTCCGGTTCGCCGCCGAGCTGCAGGCGCCGCGGCTGGTGTCCGCCGGGCTGGTGGCGGAGGCGACGGCGGTGGTGTTCCCGGGGTTGCGCGGCGTGCTGCCGGGTTACGGGGTGCAGAAGGAGAACGACTGGGGGCTCGGGTTCGAGGTCCGGGCCGGGAAGTCGCCGCACTGGACGGGTTCGACCAGCTCGCCGCGCACGGTCGGGCACTTCGGGCAGAGCGGCACGTTCCTGTGGGTCGACCCGGACGCCGGCGTGGCGTGCGTGGCGCTGACCGACCGGAAGTTCGGCGACTGGGCCGTGGCGGCGTGGCCCGCGTTCACCGACGGCGTGCTGGCCGAGGTCGGCTGA